The Gemmatimonadales bacterium sequence GCGGACACGATATCGCCGCGAGCCGCCTCGGCGACGGCACGGCTCAGAGCTGCTTCGATTCGCGCCGCCGCCGCTGCGCTACCGATCACGACTGCGATTGCCACGGCATCGGGATCGTGCTCAGCTTGTGCTACCAGCTCGGCAGCGACCAGATCCGGATCGGCGGCGGCATCGGCCACCACGAGGACCTCGCTCGGACCCGCGGGGCCATCGATTCCGACCCGGTTGGACACCTGCAGCTTCGCTTCCATCACGTACGCGTTGCCGGGGCCCACGATTCGGTCGACCCGCGGCACCGACTCGGTGCCATAGGCCAGTGCAGCAACTGCCTGCGCACCGCCGAGGGCAAAGACCCGGTCGGCGCCGGCCAGGAGACACGCCGCCAGGATCGCGTCCGCGGGCGCACCACTCGGCCCCGCCGGCGAGGTCACGATCACCTCGCCCACCCCGGCGACCTTGGCCGGCACCACGCCCATCAGCACCGAACTCGGGTAAACCGCGCGACCGCCAGGTACGTAGACACCGACTCGCGCCAGTGGAAAGGGCCGCCGTTCGAGCACGATGCCGGGTTCGGTCTCCACCGTGGCGCCGGCCGGCACCCAGGCACGGTGCGACGTCGCGATGTTGACTGCGGCGCGTTCGAGCCCTCGGCGAACGGCGGGGTCGAGCCGATCGAGCGCGGCGGCCCAGGCGGATCGGGGCACCTCGAACCCCTCGAGATCGACCCCGTCGAAACGCCGAGTCAGTTCACGCAAGGCCGCGTCGCCGCGGGCACGAACATCGTCGACAATGGTCGCGACCGCGTTCCGGACCGAGGCAGCATCCGCCCCCGCGCGATCGCGGAGTGCGCGCCTGGCGTCGGCATCGAGATCGGCGAGGCGCCCGCGGAACCGCAACCCGGCTGTGTTCACGGCATCAACCTTTCGATCCGGGTCACCAGAATCCCCTCGGCGCCCAGGGCCTTGAGATCGGCAATGACACGGTCGACCGACTTGGCGGGCACCACGGCGTGCACGGCCACGTGCAGCCCGCCGTTCAGCAGATCGATGACCGTCGGGCCGTTGATGCCGGGCACGACCTGTTTGACCTGATCGAGCGCCGTCCGGGGCACGTTGGCCATCAGGTATCGCTGCCCCCGAGCGCGAACCACCGACTCGAGCCGCACCACGAGCCGATCGAGCGCCGCTTTGCTCTCGGCGGGCAGACCGCGCCGCGCAATCAGCCTGGCACTCGAGTCGATCACGGTGACGA is a genomic window containing:
- the hisD gene encoding histidinol dehydrogenase, with the protein product MNTAGLRFRGRLADLDADARRALRDRAGADAASVRNAVATIVDDVRARGDAALRELTRRFDGVDLEGFEVPRSAWAAALDRLDPAVRRGLERAAVNIATSHRAWVPAGATVETEPGIVLERRPFPLARVGVYVPGGRAVYPSSVLMGVVPAKVAGVGEVIVTSPAGPSGAPADAILAACLLAGADRVFALGGAQAVAALAYGTESVPRVDRIVGPGNAYVMEAKLQVSNRVGIDGPAGPSEVLVVADAAADPDLVAAELVAQAEHDPDAVAIAVVIGSAAAAARIEAALSRAVAEAARGDIVSAALAGYGGVLTVDTLDEAVIFANDFAAEHLLLAFEGAEPAKDRFSVAGAVFVGSASSVAFGDYLTGGNHVLPTAGLGRSYSGLGPDDFVRWTSYQTVSPEAAARLAEDTSTLAMAEGLPGHARAAALRGAR